The following nucleotide sequence is from Mucilaginibacter sp. cycad4.
ACCGAAATTTGCCGCCCGGTTTTTACCGGTACTGATATCGGCAATATAAGCGGTCGCGGTGGTATTGCTGGCCCCTGCAAAGCCCGCTATTGCCCGCCCGATAAACAACCATGCTACGGTAGGAGCAAAGGCCATAAAAAAATAATCGATCCCAAAACCTAACAACGAACTTAATAATACCGGCCGGCGACCGTACCTGTCACTCAAATTGCCCAGCAACGATGAAAACAGGAACTGCATAGAGGCGTAGGTGAAGGTTAAGTAGCCGTTGTATTGTGCCGCGGTACTAACATCCATATTGCCCAGTTTTTCGAGCAGGGAGGGCATTACCGGGATGATGATGCCTAAACCAAGTACATCAATAAAAAGCGTTACGAAAATAAACCCTAAGGCGGCGGTATGTTTTTTTTTAGGTTTGGCGCTCATTAATAATGATAAAGGTTTAAGCGGGTTAAAAGTTTTGTTATGGGCTGTTTTACAGTTTTATCTTTGATTAATACCTGCTTCTTTTTTGCCGTCGTTGGTGTTATCACAACAATCGGCCGGCAGATTTTATAATTCCCTCCCCTGGAAGGGAATCGCACAATCCCGCACTTGCCGTTGTTGGTGTTGTCACCAACAACTTTACGCCTTGTCTTTTAATAATGGTGTTCCGATATTATAAAAATACGAGAGCCCAAAATGTTGCTGGTGACAACACCAACAACGGGCGAGCTTTGTGCATTCTGCATTAAGCTTTTTTATAAAACGGTTAATGCAACGTAGCTATAGCATCAACATCCTTCGCCGAGGTTTTTTTAACGTTTTTGAAATTACGGATAGCAAGCAAAGCGCTTATGAGCATCAGTATCGCACCTAAAATAAATGGCGCCCCCGGCAAAAAGAAAGGCCTTTTATCATTAGTAAAATAGTAAAATAAGGTGGTCATCACCCAGGGGCCAAAAATTGCGCTTAAGCTCATCAAACTGGTGAGGCCGCCCTGCAATTCGCCCTGTTCATTGGCCGGTACCTGGTTGGTCATGATGCCCTGTAATGCCGGGCCCGCTATACCGCCAAGGGCATAAGGCACCATAAAGGCAAACATCATCCATCCCCGGGTTGCCATGGCAAACAGGATAAGGCCGATACTATATAGCAGCAAGCCAACCCAAATGCAGCGCTCCATGCCCAGCTTGGGCAGTATCACACGCATCAGGCCGCCCTGAACAAGCGCTATCATCAGCCCTATAAAGGCAAGGGAATAACCAACGGTATCCTCGCCCCATTTAAATTTTTCGAAGGTAAAATATGTCCAAACGTTTTGTACGGCCTGGCCTGCAAAGTACACCAGGAACAGTGACAATGCTAAACCTATTACCGAAGGATATTTTTTTAATTGCAGCAATGAGCCCAGCGGATTCGCCCTTTTAACATCGAAGGGACGGCGATGGGCATCGTCCAGCGACTCTGGCAGGATAAAGAATCCATAAATGGCATTCAAAAAGGCTAAGCCGGCAGCCGCAAAAAACGGATATTGAACATCCATTTTACCTAACACACCGCCAATTGCCGGGCCAATGATAAAGCCAAGGCCAAAGGCAACACCTATCATCCCAAAGTTTTGGGCGCGTTTTTCTGGCGTACTTACATCGGCTATGTAGGCCGATGCTGTGGTAAAGCTGGCGCCGGTGATGCCCGCAATGGCCCGGCCTAAAAATAGCCACCATATGGATGGTGCAAAGGCAAGAAACAGATAATCAATGCCAAAACCCAATAAGGAACAAAGTAAAACCGGACGGCGGCCATACTTATCGCTCAGGTTGCCTATCATTGGCGAAAACAGGAACTGCATTACCGAATAGGCCAGCGTTAAAAAACCAGCATAAAGCGAAGCTTCGCTAAGCCCGGCGTGGATCAGTTTTTCAATTAGTTTGGGCAGTACAGGTATAATGATCCCTAAGCCTACCACATCAATCAGTAAAGTAACAAATATGAAGCCTAAAGCTCCCTGGGGTTTATTCTTGGCGGACTTATCCATGGCGCAAAATAAATTATTAACGTTAATAATTGTTAAAATAATTGTATTTATAATAATTAGTACTTAACTTGAACTATATAATTAGTTAAACCTATGAAACCACACAAATCAATGATGTTATTGCCGGCATTGCTGGCTATGCAAAATGTTTTTGCACAAAGTAACCATCTTACATTATCTGATAATTATCCATCTCCAGCTGAAAAAGTTAAGATTAACTATGATCCGGCGGGTACGCCCGTTGCCGGAAAAAAGGATATCAGCGCAGAGGTATATTACATTGATGGGAAGGATAACCCGGCAGCTGACCTCGAACTAAAACCTAATGGTACTTTACTTTCCGGCGATTTTACGATTCCTGCTACGGCGAAAGCTTTTTTTGTAAAGATCTTTAGTAACGGTGATATTGATAATAATAATGACAAAGGGTACGTATACTTAGTTTATAAAGATAAAAAACCTGTTCAGGGTGCTTATGAAGCAAAAGGTTATATATTGGCCAGTGGGGTTGGCAGCAATTTTGCCAAAATAAAGACCGACCAGGAAGAAGGCCTGTCCTTATTTAAAAAGGAATACGATACATATCCGCAGGCCGAAAAACCATACCAGTTTAATTACTACTACATATTAGCAAAGAAGAAAGATCCGGCTACTGCTGCCCTGTTAGAGGCCAAAGTTAAATCGCTTGAAAAAAGCACAGTAGAAAAAGACCTGATCCTGGCCGCTAATATCCTGAACTGGCGGAGCAAAAAGGCTTCTGCCGATTCATTGGGCGAGATTATCAAAGCTAAATACCCTAACGGTGAATCTGTAAAAAACGAAGCAGAGTTTGCTATGATGCGCGAAAAGGATGTGCACAAAAAAGATTCGCTTTATAAAGCATATATAGCCAAATTCCCGGATATGGCCACTGATAAAGGCTCACGCATAGATTACATAAGAGGACAACTGGCTACCGGCTTTTTAACTGATGGTAATACTGCTGCTTTTAATGCTTATGCAGCACAGGTGCAAAATAAATCAAGTATTGCAAACAGTTACAATAACATAGCTTATGGTTGGGCCCAAAAAGATGAGCGCCTCGGGGAAGCAGAAAAGTTGTCAAAACAATCGCTGGACATCGTTATTGAAAAAATGAAGCATCCCGGGGCTTCGCCGTTTATGTCGGTAAAGAGCATGCAAAAGCAAAAC
It contains:
- a CDS encoding TCR/Tet family MFS transporter; this translates as MDKSAKNKPQGALGFIFVTLLIDVVGLGIIIPVLPKLIEKLIHAGLSEASLYAGFLTLAYSVMQFLFSPMIGNLSDKYGRRPVLLCSLLGFGIDYLFLAFAPSIWWLFLGRAIAGITGASFTTASAYIADVSTPEKRAQNFGMIGVAFGLGFIIGPAIGGVLGKMDVQYPFFAAAGLAFLNAIYGFFILPESLDDAHRRPFDVKRANPLGSLLQLKKYPSVIGLALSLFLVYFAGQAVQNVWTYFTFEKFKWGEDTVGYSLAFIGLMIALVQGGLMRVILPKLGMERCIWVGLLLYSIGLILFAMATRGWMMFAFMVPYALGGIAGPALQGIMTNQVPANEQGELQGGLTSLMSLSAIFGPWVMTTLFYYFTNDKRPFFLPGAPFILGAILMLISALLAIRNFKNVKKTSAKDVDAIATLH
- a CDS encoding TlpA disulfide reductase family protein: MKPHKSMMLLPALLAMQNVFAQSNHLTLSDNYPSPAEKVKINYDPAGTPVAGKKDISAEVYYIDGKDNPAADLELKPNGTLLSGDFTIPATAKAFFVKIFSNGDIDNNNDKGYVYLVYKDKKPVQGAYEAKGYILASGVGSNFAKIKTDQEEGLSLFKKEYDTYPQAEKPYQFNYYYILAKKKDPATAALLEAKVKSLEKSTVEKDLILAANILNWRSKKASADSLGEIIKAKYPNGESVKNEAEFAMMREKDVHKKDSLYKAYIAKFPDMATDKGSRIDYIRGQLATGFLTDGNTAAFNAYAAQVQNKSSIANSYNNIAYGWAQKDERLGEAEKLSKQSLDIVIEKMKHPGASPFMSVKSMQKQNKDVYNMYADSYAFILYKEKKYDEALKYQKEVYADSKDNDPITNEHYVLILNALGKYAESKDVIEGAFKAAKVTPALKDELKKAYVGLKGGEAGYDQYLADLSDIAKNKKKEEVAKQMINEPATKFALKDFEGNTVSLADLKGKIVIVDFWATWCGPCKASFPGMQMAVNKYKDDQDVKFLFVDTWENGDNYIDGVKKFITENKYTFNVLIDEKGSDGRQSKVVSQFGVTGIPSKFIIDKNGNIRFKVVGFDGSADGLVDEVSTMIDMAKAPVAAEVAATPKQNMK